A region from the Vulpes lagopus strain Blue_001 chromosome 5, ASM1834538v1, whole genome shotgun sequence genome encodes:
- the C5H1orf162 gene encoding transmembrane protein C1orf162 homolog isoform X2, translating into MTGLFLRRERRVVFEWLYVTGGFYGNRLSKRNTFYSQEDGMGGGGSRPEPDDGGPSPSPTVATVAAAPTAPQHTAIQHLAFAFLAGVLLTLLLLALVFFIVKCCRKCHSSPWALDPPLDPHSSHDPPAKLSSPEGALTYAKVTFKISEETNNHLTEKHSANLDPVVYAQVKVTDSPYLSNEA; encoded by the exons ATGACCGGACTTTTTCTTAGAAG GGAGAGAAGGGTTGTATTTGAGTGGCTGTATGTAACTGGTGGATTTTATGGCAATCG GCTTTCTAAGAGGAACACTTTTTATTCTCAGGAAGACGGCATGGGAGGAGGGGGTTCCAGACCTGAACCCGACGATG GCGGACCGAGCCCGAGCCCCACGGTCGCGACGGTCGCCGCTGCCCCCACCGCGCCGCAGCACACCGC CATACAGCATTTGGCCTTCGCCTTTCTTGCTGGGGTCCTGCTGACACTGCTTCTGCTGGCCCTGGTCTTCTTCATTGTAAAATGCTGCAGGAAAT GTCACTCCAGTCCCTGGGCCCTGGATCCTCCCTTAGACCCTCACTCCAGCCATGATCCTCCAGCCAAG cTCTCATCCCCCGAGGGAGCACTTACCTATGCTAAAGTAACTTTCAAAATCTCAGAAGAAACGAACAATCACCTGACTGAGAAACATTCTGCGAACTTGGACCCCGTTGTCTATGCTCAAGTCAAAGTGACAGACTCTCCCTACCTTTCCAATGAGGCTTGA
- the C5H1orf162 gene encoding transmembrane protein C1orf162 homolog isoform X1, which produces MTGLFLRRERRVVFEWLYVTGGFYGNRLSKRNTFYSQEDGMGGGGSRPEPDDGKSRTETVTCLTAKATWTGLTSGPSPSPTVATVAAAPTAPQHTAIQHLAFAFLAGVLLTLLLLALVFFIVKCCRKCHSSPWALDPPLDPHSSHDPPAKLSSPEGALTYAKVTFKISEETNNHLTEKHSANLDPVVYAQVKVTDSPYLSNEA; this is translated from the exons ATGACCGGACTTTTTCTTAGAAG GGAGAGAAGGGTTGTATTTGAGTGGCTGTATGTAACTGGTGGATTTTATGGCAATCG GCTTTCTAAGAGGAACACTTTTTATTCTCAGGAAGACGGCATGGGAGGAGGGGGTTCCAGACCTGAACCCGACGATGGTAAGTCCAGGACAGAAACCGTTACCTGCCTCACTGCTAAGGCAACATGGACTGGATTAACCA GCGGACCGAGCCCGAGCCCCACGGTCGCGACGGTCGCCGCTGCCCCCACCGCGCCGCAGCACACCGC CATACAGCATTTGGCCTTCGCCTTTCTTGCTGGGGTCCTGCTGACACTGCTTCTGCTGGCCCTGGTCTTCTTCATTGTAAAATGCTGCAGGAAAT GTCACTCCAGTCCCTGGGCCCTGGATCCTCCCTTAGACCCTCACTCCAGCCATGATCCTCCAGCCAAG cTCTCATCCCCCGAGGGAGCACTTACCTATGCTAAAGTAACTTTCAAAATCTCAGAAGAAACGAACAATCACCTGACTGAGAAACATTCTGCGAACTTGGACCCCGTTGTCTATGCTCAAGTCAAAGTGACAGACTCTCCCTACCTTTCCAATGAGGCTTGA
- the C5H1orf162 gene encoding transmembrane protein C1orf162 homolog isoform X3 has protein sequence MGGGGSRPEPDDGKSRTETVTCLTAKATWTGLTSGPSPSPTVATVAAAPTAPQHTAIQHLAFAFLAGVLLTLLLLALVFFIVKCCRKCHSSPWALDPPLDPHSSHDPPAKLSSPEGALTYAKVTFKISEETNNHLTEKHSANLDPVVYAQVKVTDSPYLSNEA, from the exons ATGGGAGGAGGGGGTTCCAGACCTGAACCCGACGATGGTAAGTCCAGGACAGAAACCGTTACCTGCCTCACTGCTAAGGCAACATGGACTGGATTAACCA GCGGACCGAGCCCGAGCCCCACGGTCGCGACGGTCGCCGCTGCCCCCACCGCGCCGCAGCACACCGC CATACAGCATTTGGCCTTCGCCTTTCTTGCTGGGGTCCTGCTGACACTGCTTCTGCTGGCCCTGGTCTTCTTCATTGTAAAATGCTGCAGGAAAT GTCACTCCAGTCCCTGGGCCCTGGATCCTCCCTTAGACCCTCACTCCAGCCATGATCCTCCAGCCAAG cTCTCATCCCCCGAGGGAGCACTTACCTATGCTAAAGTAACTTTCAAAATCTCAGAAGAAACGAACAATCACCTGACTGAGAAACATTCTGCGAACTTGGACCCCGTTGTCTATGCTCAAGTCAAAGTGACAGACTCTCCCTACCTTTCCAATGAGGCTTGA